The Glutamicibacter mishrai DNA window AGCTTCGCCCAGAATATGGCATCTCGTTCTGGATCAGAGCTAAGTATTTCTACCGCTAGCAAAGCCAGTGGGCGTGACGATTCGGATGCCTGGCCGAGAACAAAATACGTTCGCGCAGCGGCGTCCGCATGTTCGCCGCGAGTCGCGCCCTGGTAATCAACGGTTGTTTTCTCATAGTCTTCCGCTGAAGCCAGCACCGGGAAGACCCGTTGCGACTCGGGCTGCGGATCCGGGACCGTTGGAAAACAAATATCGAGAAACTGTTCGCCAGCAAGCGCAAGCCGGGTTTCAAACCCGCCCTCGTTATCCGTCAGGGTTTCGCTCCCCAGCAACTCTTCCCAGTGCTTTCCCTGCCGGCGTGGGGAGTCAGCATCAAAAACCAGATTTTCCCAGTACATCTATCCTCGACTTGAATTTGCCGCTCTCGGCGAGCGCCTTGTGGACGGTCAGATCCCGCCGCAACTGATGGCGTTGCGGCGGGATCACCTTGATTCGGACATTCTTAGCTTTGGCGCCATGCGCCAAGCTGCTGGGTTGAGACTTCAGCCAACCACTTTTGCCATAGCGGTCCGAAGCTCACGCGCCTCACTCCGAGTGCGCGCAGGGCGGCGAGGTCTCCGGCAGCATGGGCGGTCACCGGGTGGGCGGTGACATTCACTGGAATCGAGACGGCCTGGACCACCTGCTCAACCTGTTCGGCAGTGGACAGGGCTACCGGATAGACACTCCGGGCTCCTGCTTCTTCCAGCAGCTTGATACGCGCAATAGCTTCTCCCAGCGGATCGGCAAACTGATCGCTGAGTTTCACGGCATCGGTACGTCCATTGATGACAAATTCCACACCTGCTGTGTCAGCGGCTTCGCGAACACCGTGGATGTAGTCTGCATGCTCTTGGCGGTCGCGAACGCGCTTGCCTTCTTTGTGCACTACGTCTTCGATATTCACGCCGACTGCGCCAGCGGCGAAGACACGTTCAAACAGCTCTTGCGGGCTCAGGCCATACCCGGATTCCACATCTGCGCTCACCGGTACATCCACCGCCCCTGTGATCCGTTGAACCACAGCCAGGTAATCGGCGAAGTCCATCTGTTCCCCGTCTGCGCTGCCAATGGAATCTGCAACGGGGTGGCTGCCGATGGTCAAGCTGGCGAACCCGGCGTCGGCTGCCAGCGAGGCGCTAAAGGTGTCCCACACTGTGGGCATGACCAGAAGTTCCCCGGATTCGTGCTGGATTGCGAGGTTGTGGGCACGTTCTTTGAAATCCGACAATGCGTCCTCCTGAAGTTAGTGGTTCGAGCCCAGTCTACGGAGGCCGAACCACTTGCCAATAGGCTTATCGCAAACTTTCAGTGACAGCCGCTCAGCCCAGAGCAAACACCAATGATTCGCTTCGGCGCGAATTCGACTTGTTGGCGATCGGGCGGCGCTGGATGAGAACGAATCCGGACTTTTCCAGCACTCGGATGGATGCCGCGTTCTGGGGGTCGCAGGTTGCTTCGATCCTGCGCAGTCCTAGCTTTTCACAGCCAAGCTGAATCAGCAGGCCCGCGACTTCGGTGGCAAGACCTTGGCCCCAATAATCCTGGTTCAGGGTGTACCCCATCTCCCCCACCAGGCCGGTGTCGTCGGTTCGCCAGATAGCAGCGGAACCGATGACCTTTTCTTCCATCATCACCGCGGTCATCATGCGGCCAGGCCGGACGATCATCGCATCCGCGATGAAGGATTCGGTTTCAGCCAGAGTATTCGGGCCCCACAAGGAATAGCGGCAGACCTCCGGATCGGAGGTGTAGGCATGGACCTGCATCAGGTCGCGAGCCAGGAATCCGGCGAGCGCAACCCTTGGGCCGACGGCTGCTATCTGCCGTGATCCCGGTGCTTCGGCTTGGGTTCCGGATGTGCTGGGATCTTCAAATCCAGGTTTGATGCGAATCATCCTTGGGGCTCATTGCTGGTCAGGTGGAAGGCGAAGGGGCGGACCCTATCTGAATTTCCAGCCTACCCGTGAGGATATTTCGCAGCTGTTAAGCGGGGTTGAGATTCTTTCCTGTTTTTGGAATCGTGGCACCCACATGCCCTGACCTTGGTATGTCCGCAACCGGAAGGAGAGCCATCGTGCTCGCACTGACCGATCAAGCAGCATCCATCGTGACCGCTATTGTCACCAACCAGTCCGAGGCCGAGAACGCGGGACTGCGCATTCACCAGGCCGACAAGACCAACGCTCCTGAAGAAGCGGCCTTCGCCATCCAGATCGTTCCCCAGCCAGAGGAAACCGACACCGTGATTTCCGGTGAAGGCAGCCCGGTATACCTCGACGAGCTCGTCGCTGATGAGCTGGATGACAAGGTATTGGACGCCGCCGTTGATGAGCAGGGAGGCGTCAGCTTCCAGATCTTGGTTCAGAACTAATAGTTCTGCCCCTACCCCATAGACTTCCATCGAGAGCCACCTTTTACTAGGTGGCTCTCGTTGTCTCTTAATCTTGGCGACACGGTGGGCATCGGCCAGATTCGCAGAT harbors:
- a CDS encoding isocitrate lyase/PEP mutase family protein, which produces MSDFKERAHNLAIQHESGELLVMPTVWDTFSASLAADAGFASLTIGSHPVADSIGSADGEQMDFADYLAVVQRITGAVDVPVSADVESGYGLSPQELFERVFAAGAVGVNIEDVVHKEGKRVRDRQEHADYIHGVREAADTAGVEFVINGRTDAVKLSDQFADPLGEAIARIKLLEEAGARSVYPVALSTAEQVEQVVQAVSIPVNVTAHPVTAHAAGDLAALRALGVRRVSFGPLWQKWLAEVSTQQLGAWRQS
- a CDS encoding (Fe-S)-cluster assembly protein, which encodes MLALTDQAASIVTAIVTNQSEAENAGLRIHQADKTNAPEEAAFAIQIVPQPEETDTVISGEGSPVYLDELVADELDDKVLDAAVDEQGGVSFQILVQN
- a CDS encoding VOC family protein, which translates into the protein MYWENLVFDADSPRRQGKHWEELLGSETLTDNEGGFETRLALAGEQFLDICFPTVPDPQPESQRVFPVLASAEDYEKTTVDYQGATRGEHADAAARTYFVLGQASESSRPLALLAVEILSSDPERDAIFWAKLTGFQPAEHSSTVLKHPAGLGPMIVLVPEKHPKTSAKSSVHLDLRLEAGDDVEQILAMVLDTGATKLPHAWGEVPWQVFLDPSGNEFCILPAPSH
- a CDS encoding GNAT family N-acetyltransferase — encoded protein: MIRIKPGFEDPSTSGTQAEAPGSRQIAAVGPRVALAGFLARDLMQVHAYTSDPEVCRYSLWGPNTLAETESFIADAMIVRPGRMMTAVMMEEKVIGSAAIWRTDDTGLVGEMGYTLNQDYWGQGLATEVAGLLIQLGCEKLGLRRIEATCDPQNAASIRVLEKSGFVLIQRRPIANKSNSRRSESLVFALG